The DNA sequence GCGCGCTCGGTGAGCGACTCACGAACCTGGGCCAGGCTGTTACGACTCGCGCCCAACATCAGCGCCGTCCCGCCTCAGCACTACCGGCCTGGCTCTCCAGCTCGGCGAGGAACTGCTCGACCGTTGCCCGAGTGGCCTGGCCGTCGGACAACGCCTGGCCGACGATCTTCTCCGCGAGCTCGACCGCGATCCGGCCGATCTCACGGGACAGTTCCGCCTTGGCCTGCTGCGCGTCCGCCTGGAGCTGGGCGTGCGCCCGCTCGGTGACCTGCTGGGCCGCGGCCTGCGCCTCGGCGCGGGCCTCCTCGATGATCGCCTGCCGCTCGGACTGGGCCTCGGCCCGGATCCGGGCAGCCTCTTGGCGAGCCTCGGCGAGCTGCTCCCGGTATTGCTCGAGCAGGGCCTGTGCCTCGGCGCGCTCGCGCTCGGCCTGCTCCAGCTTCTTCTCGATGTTCGCGGTGCGCTCGTCCAGCACCTGCTGCAACCTGGGCAGGGCGTACTTCCAGAAGAGCAGCAGCAGGATGACGAAGCAGATGCCGCCCCAAACCAGGTCGGGCGCGGCCGGGAGGAGGGGGTTCTTGTTCTCCTCCGCCGCGAGCAGGGCGATGTCAGTAGGGGTCATCACGTGAAGATGAAGCCGACGACGAGACCGATCAGGGCCAGCGCCTCAGTGAACGCGATGCCGAGGAACATGTTGGTCCGCAGCAGACCAGTCGCCTCGGGCTGGCGGGCCATGCCCTCAAGCGCCTTGCCGACCACGAGACCGATGCCGATGCCCGGGCCGATGGCCGCGAGGCCGTATGCGACAGCGCCCAGATTGCCGGAGACGCCGGTGGCGGCGGCGAGGATGTCCGTCACTGTGTTCCCTTCCATGTTGGCGTACGAGCGGTTGCTCGGACGTCAGTCTCAGTGTTCAGCGCTCATCGCGCCGGCCAGATAGACGGCGGTGAGCAGCGTGAAGATGTAAGCCTGCAGGACGGCGACGAGGATCTCGAACGCGGTGAACGCGAAGCCCATCCCGAACGACAGCAGGCCGATCGGCTTGAGCAGCGCCCCCGCGTCGAAGAGCAGGTACGAGGTGCCGGCGAAGAACAGCAACAGCACCATGTGCCCGGCCATCATGTTGCCGAGCAAACGAAGGGTCAGCGTGACCGGCCGCAGGATGAAGGTCGAGGCGAACTCGATCGGCGTCACGAGCACGTACATGACCTTGGGCAGGCCGCTCGGGAAAAGGTTGACCTTCAGGTAGTGGCCGAGTCCCTGCTCCTTGATGCCGGTGTAGTTGAACAGCACCCAGGTGCAGATCGCGAGCAGCATGGGCAGCGCGATCACGCTGGTGCCGGCGATCTGCAGCGGCGGGATGATGCCCGCGATGTTGAAAGCCAGGATCAGGAAGAACAGGGTGGTCAGGTACGGGAGGAACCGGCGCCCCTCCTTACCGATGACCTCGTCGACGATCTGGAACTTGACGAAGTCGATCGCGACTTCGCCCACGTTCTGAAGACCCCGCGGCACCACCTGGGGCTTGCGGAAGGCGAGCCAGAAGAAGCCGCCGACCACGATCGTCATGACGATCATCACGAGCCGGATCCGGTTCAGCTCGAAGATCGTGCCCTCGAACAGCACGCCCTCCGGGAAGAACTCGTCGATCGTGGGGGCGTGGAAGCCGCCCTCACCGGCGGCGATCACGGTGGTCGTCAGCGCGTTCAGCGTGCGTCTCCCGGGGTCGGGCCGAGGCGGGACTCAGCCGCGGCCGTACTTGACGTACACCAGGTACAGCGATGTGACGAAGCCCACGATCACACCGATGCCCAGGAAGACCCTGTCGGTGCCCGCGAGCTTGTCAACCCCGTAGCCGATCGCTCCCCAAACGGCGGGACCGGCCACGAGGGTGGCGACGACCGACCAGACCAGGCTGTCACCCTGGCCGGGCCTACCCTGCTGGTCGCTCATCTCGGCCAGACAATACCAACTCTTTACTTCCACCGTCACAGGGGGGGTCACTTGTGATTCGGCTCCACGTAGGGAACGCGGGAGCGATTCACTATGACCGCTTCCAGGAGGAGGAATCCGATTGTTCCGGCCAGCGCCACACCGAAAAGCACACCACGGTCGTAGAACCCCTGCCCGCGCAACGGGACCAGAACGGCGAGCATCACGACGATCTTGACAGCCCAGGAGCCGAGCACCGCGACACCCAACGTGGACGGAGGCATCCGGGCGGTGGCGAGCGCGACCACGACGGTGATGGCGAAGAAGACCACGGGGATGGCGACGCCGAGCAGACCGCCCCACAGGCCGGCCGGCCCTGAGATGAGCCATCCCAGGCCGCCCGCCACCGGGATCGCGGCCAGGAATGCCAGCGACCCGACGTACAGCACGCGGCGCATGGGCGCCACCACCGCGGGGACGGCGTTCATCAACGATCTCCTCGGCACCTGACGTACCACACTGTGGCGAATCCCACGGAACCGATGATCACGGACAGTATCCCATGCCCCGATCAGGCGCTCCGCGTCGGGGATACCCGCCGGTTCGCCCGCACCCGGGGCCATACGACGACCAGCATCGCGAGCACGAGGACCAGCACGAAGACCGCCATCGGGACCGGGCTCGGGGCGAACGACAGGCCGACCGTGCCGAAGGCGATGACCGCCGCCCACAGGTACATGATCAGCACCGCCCGCCGGTGCGAGTGCCCGATGTCGAGCAGCCGGTGGTGCAGGTGCTGCTTGTCCGCGGCGAACGGCGACTGCCCCTTCCAGGTCCGGCGGACCACCGCCAGGCAGAGGTCCACCAGCGGGACGGCGAGCACGGCGACCGGCAGCAGCAGCGGCAGCAGCGCGGGCACGAAGTGGTTCAGGCCATGGCTGTCGAGCTTGCCGGCCAGCGAGATCGACGAGGCGGACAGCACCAGGCCGATCAGCATCGAGCCGGTGTCCCCCATGAAGATGCGCGCCGGGTTGAAGTTGTGCGGCAGGAAGCCCAGGCACATCCCGACGAGGATCGCCGACATGAGGGTGGGGCTGGCCACGGCCTCGATCCCGTTCCGCGTCCACTGGTACCAGGAGAACCCGAAGAACGCGAGCGCGGCGATCCCGACCATGCCGGCGGCCAGGCCGTCCAGACCGTCCACGAAGTTCACCGCGTTGATCGTCACCACCACGATCAGCACGGTGAGCAGGATCCCGGTCGTGGGGTCGAGCAGGACGGTCGTCACCCCCGGGATCGGGATCCAGGTCATCTGGATCCCGTACATGGCCATGACCAGCGCGGCCAGGATCTGCCCGCCCAGCTTGAGGAACGGATCCACGCCCCACTTGTCGTCGACCACCCCGAGCAGGCAGATGAGCAGGCCGCCGAAGAACACCGCCTTGGGGTCGTCGGACTGCCGGTAGATGCTCTGCATGAAGGGCAATTCGCTGGCGACGATGAGGGCCGCGCACAGGCCGGCGAACATGGCCAGGCCACCGAGCCGGGGGATGGGCACCGCGTGCACGTCGCGGTCCCGGACCGGCGGGGCGACCCCCGCGGCCAGCGCGAACTTCCGCACCATACCGGTCACCAGGTACGTGACCGAGAGCGCGACGAACAGGGCGAGCAGTGATTCCTTCACGGTTCGCAGGGGGTCCGGGCAGGGCTGCTGACAGGCTTTCGCGACGTCACGGACGAGGGTACGCGGGATGGGCGCGGATCAGCTCGTCCACCACCTGGGCGATCTCCCGCGTCGCGCTCCCGTCCGTGTCCCGGACCACTCGCCCGATGAGGCCGGCGATCTCCTTCATGTCGGTCTCGGTCATCCCCTGGGTGGTGACCGCGGGGGTGCCCACCCGGATGCCGGAGGCGATCATGGGCGGCTGCGGGTCGTACGGGATCGCGTTCTTGTTCAGCGTGATCCGGGCCGCGTCGCAGCGGGCCTCGGCCTCCTGGCCGGTCACCCCGAGCCCGCGCAGGTCGATCAGGGCGAGATGGGTGTCGGTGCCTCCGGAGACCGGCCGCATCCCCTCGGCTGCGAGCCCCTCGGCGAGCGCCTGGGCGTTGGCGATGACCTGCCGGGCGTACGCCTGGTAGGCGGGGGCGGCCGCCTCCTTCAGCGCGACCGCCTTGGCCGCGACCACGTGCATGAGCGGGCCGCCCTGGGTGAACGGGAAGACCGCCTTGTCGATGCGCTGGGCCAGCTCGGCCCGGCACAGGATCATCCCGCCCCGCGGCCCGCGTAGCACCTTGTGCGTGGTGAACGTGACCACGTCCGCGTACGGCACCGGCGACGGGATCGCCTTCCCGGCGACCAGCCCGATGAAATGCGCCGCGTCCACGACCAGCCAGGCTTCCACCTCGTCGGCGATCTCGCGGAACGCCTTGAAGTCGATCAGCCGCGGGTAGGCGGTCGCTCCACAGATGATCATCTTCGGCTCATGCTGCCGGGCGAGGTCGCGCACCTCGTCGTAGTCGATCAGCTCGGTGTCCCGACGCACCCCGTAGCTGACGATGTCGAACCATTTTCCGGAGAAATTCACCTTGGACCCGTGGGTCAGGTGCCCGCCGTGCGGCAGCGACATCGCCAGCACGGTGTCCCCCGGCGCGAGCAGCGCCGCGTACACGGCCAGGTTCGCCGACGCCCCCGAGTGCGGCTGCAGGTTCGCGTGGTCGGCCCCGAACAGCTCCTTGGCGCGCTGGATGCCGATCTCCTCGGCCTTGTCGACCTCGGCGCATCCTCCGTAGTACCGCCGGCCCGGGTACCCCTCGGCGTACTTGTTGGTGAGCGTCGACCCCAGGGCCGCGATCACCGCCGGGCTGGTGAAGTTCTCGCTCGCGATCAGTTGGAGGCCGCCCCGCTGCCGTTCCAGCTCCCCGAGGACCACCCCGGCGATCTCCGGGTCGGTCGCCTGCAACTGCGCGAAATCCGGACCCCAGAAGGGGGCATCGGTCATCGGGGGCTCTCCCAAGCTCGACATTGGATGGATTCCCCCAAGCCTATTGCGCCAGGACCGAGCGAGCGTCGCCAGCGGACATCGCGTCAGCGGCTTGGGATGTCTCCTTCGTGGACCGGCAGCGTCGTGGGGCTGACGCTGGGCTGCGGGACCGCGCGCTGGAGCTGCTCGGCGCCCTGCCGGGCCTGGCGGCAGGCGTCGCCGAGCTGGCGCAGCAGCCGCAGCATGTCCTGGCTGAGCACCCGCTCGGTGTGCTGGGTGAACTGCTGGTGGGCGGCCAGGCACTGGTCGAGCGCGGTCGCCACCCGGGCCACCTCGCGGGCGAGCTGGGCGGTGGCCACGGCCTGGGGACGGCTCTGCTGCCCCGGCTGTTCCTCGGCCAGGTTACGGATGCGCTCCTGCGCCTGTGCGAGCTGGATGCGGGCGGCGGTGAGCTGGTTCCTCGTGTCGGCCAACTCCTGGCCGAGGATGTCCCGCTCGCTCTCGGCCCAGCGCTTCGCCATGTCGGCCTGGTAGGCGTGGGAGCGCGCGGCCCCCGCGGAGTAGTACAGGTAGCCGACCGCCGCCAACGTGCCGAGCAGCACCGCGGTCAGCAGCACGAACGCGACTGGAGCCAGCCAGGTGCCCCGGTCCGTGGAGCCGGTGCGAGCGGAATCCCTCATATGACCCTCCCATTCCACCGGCTGACGCGGGTCAGGTGACCACAGGGAGGACCGCACCCAGGACCTCGACGGCAGCGCAGCGCGTGACACGAGAGGCAGGGCAACAGCCGGTTGGTGACGCCGTTGGATAACGCCGACTAGGTACCCGGCAGAGAAGGATAAAAACGACTTCTCGCACCGATCAGGAGGTCATCCGCTCCAGATCGGGAACCACCTCGCGCAACTGCTCGAACGACAGGGCGCCCTCGCGCAGCAGACGGGGGGTGGGGCCGGTCACGTCGACGATCGACGAGGGGGTGCGGGAGGCGCACGGGCCGCCGTCCAGGTACACGGCGACCGAATCCCCCAACTGGTCCTCGGCCTCCTCGGCAGTGGTCGCGGGCGGCTGTCCGGACTTGTTGGCGCTGGAGACGGCCATCGGGCCTACCTCGGTCAGCAGCTCGATCGCGACCGGGTGCAGCGGCATGCGGACGGCGACCGTGCCCTTGGTCTCGCCGAGGTCCCAGTCCAGGGTGGGCTGGTGCAGGGCGACGATCGTGAGCGCGCCTGGCCAGAACGCCTCGATCAGGTCGTGGCCGGCCTCGCCGAGCATCATGACCAAGCCGTCCAGGGCGCGCGGAGAACCGACCAGGACGGGTACGGGCATGTCCCGGCCGCGGCCCTTGGCCGCGAGCAGGTCCTCCACAGCCAGCGGGGAGAAGGCGTCGGCGCCGATCCCGTACACGGTGTCGGTCGGCAACACGACCAACTCGCCGCGGCGCACCGCGGCCGCCGCCTCCTGCAGCCCCCGCTCGCGCTCGATCGGGTCGGCGCAGTCGTACCGGCGGCTCATGCTGAGTCTCCCTTCAGAGCGGCTCGCTCACCTTGCGGGCGGTCACAAAGCGGTCTCGATTGTTCAGGTCACGGCGCACCACGGTGTCGGCCCAGCCGTTCGTCTCGGGGAAGATCCGGGGCACCTCCAAGCCCTGCTCGTCGCCGTGCTCGACGACGACCCAGCCGCCGTCCCGCAGCAGCCGGAAGGCGGTCCGCTCGATCGCGCGGATCACGTCCAGGCCGTCCGGGCCACCCCAAAGCGCCAGATCCGGATCATAGTCGCGCGCCTCGGGCGCCACCCGGTCGTAGTCGGAGACGGGGATGTACGGCGGGTTGCTGACCACCAGATCCACCCTGCCGTTCAACTCCGGGCAGGCGACGGTGACGTCGGCCTGGTGCAGGGTCACGCGCTGTCCCTCAGGCATGCGCTCGATGTTGCGCTTGGCCCAGGCGAGCGCGTTCTCATCCAGGTCCACGGCGTGCACCCGGGAGCGCGGGACCTCCTGGGCGATCGACAGGGCGATCGCGGCCGAGCCGGTGCACAGGTCCACGACGAGCGGCTCGGCCACATCCATCTCGCGCAGCTTGTCGATGGCCCAGCCGGCGACGACCTCGGTCTCCGGACGGGGGACGAACACGCCGGGGCCGACCAGCAGCTCGAGGAACCGAAAGTACGCCCGGCCGGTGATGTGCTGCAGCGGCTCGCGGGCGGCCCGGCG is a window from the Carbonactinospora thermoautotrophica genome containing:
- a CDS encoding F0F1 ATP synthase subunit B, whose protein sequence is MTPTDIALLAAEENKNPLLPAAPDLVWGGICFVILLLLFWKYALPRLQQVLDERTANIEKKLEQAERERAEAQALLEQYREQLAEARQEAARIRAEAQSERQAIIEEARAEAQAAAQQVTERAHAQLQADAQQAKAELSREIGRIAVELAEKIVGQALSDGQATRATVEQFLAELESQAGSAEAGRR
- a CDS encoding ATP synthase F0 subunit C → MTDILAAATGVSGNLGAVAYGLAAIGPGIGIGLVVGKALEGMARQPEATGLLRTNMFLGIAFTEALALIGLVVGFIFT
- the atpB gene encoding F0F1 ATP synthase subunit A; its protein translation is MIAAGEGGFHAPTIDEFFPEGVLFEGTIFELNRIRLVMIVMTIVVGGFFWLAFRKPQVVPRGLQNVGEVAIDFVKFQIVDEVIGKEGRRFLPYLTTLFFLILAFNIAGIIPPLQIAGTSVIALPMLLAICTWVLFNYTGIKEQGLGHYLKVNLFPSGLPKVMYVLVTPIEFASTFILRPVTLTLRLLGNMMAGHMVLLLFFAGTSYLLFDAGALLKPIGLLSFGMGFAFTAFEILVAVLQAYIFTLLTAVYLAGAMSAEH
- a CDS encoding AtpZ/AtpI family protein encodes the protein MSDQQGRPGQGDSLVWSVVATLVAGPAVWGAIGYGVDKLAGTDRVFLGIGVIVGFVTSLYLVYVKYGRG
- a CDS encoding MraY family glycosyltransferase, with protein sequence MKESLLALFVALSVTYLVTGMVRKFALAAGVAPPVRDRDVHAVPIPRLGGLAMFAGLCAALIVASELPFMQSIYRQSDDPKAVFFGGLLICLLGVVDDKWGVDPFLKLGGQILAALVMAMYGIQMTWIPIPGVTTVLLDPTTGILLTVLIVVVTINAVNFVDGLDGLAAGMVGIAALAFFGFSWYQWTRNGIEAVASPTLMSAILVGMCLGFLPHNFNPARIFMGDTGSMLIGLVLSASSISLAGKLDSHGLNHFVPALLPLLLPVAVLAVPLVDLCLAVVRRTWKGQSPFAADKQHLHHRLLDIGHSHRRAVLIMYLWAAVIAFGTVGLSFAPSPVPMAVFVLVLVLAMLVVVWPRVRANRRVSPTRSA
- a CDS encoding serine hydroxymethyltransferase, with translation MTDAPFWGPDFAQLQATDPEIAGVVLGELERQRGGLQLIASENFTSPAVIAALGSTLTNKYAEGYPGRRYYGGCAEVDKAEEIGIQRAKELFGADHANLQPHSGASANLAVYAALLAPGDTVLAMSLPHGGHLTHGSKVNFSGKWFDIVSYGVRRDTELIDYDEVRDLARQHEPKMIICGATAYPRLIDFKAFREIADEVEAWLVVDAAHFIGLVAGKAIPSPVPYADVVTFTTHKVLRGPRGGMILCRAELAQRIDKAVFPFTQGGPLMHVVAAKAVALKEAAAPAYQAYARQVIANAQALAEGLAAEGMRPVSGGTDTHLALIDLRGLGVTGQEAEARCDAARITLNKNAIPYDPQPPMIASGIRVGTPAVTTQGMTETDMKEIAGLIGRVVRDTDGSATREIAQVVDELIRAHPAYPRP
- a CDS encoding L-threonylcarbamoyladenylate synthase produces the protein MSRRYDCADPIERERGLQEAAAAVRRGELVVLPTDTVYGIGADAFSPLAVEDLLAAKGRGRDMPVPVLVGSPRALDGLVMMLGEAGHDLIEAFWPGALTIVALHQPTLDWDLGETKGTVAVRMPLHPVAIELLTEVGPMAVSSANKSGQPPATTAEEAEDQLGDSVAVYLDGGPCASRTPSSIVDVTGPTPRLLREGALSFEQLREVVPDLERMTS
- the prmC gene encoding peptide chain release factor N(5)-glutamine methyltransferase; translation: MNLLLREVGRATLRLAEAGVPSPRHDAEELAAWVHGVKRGELHTVPDAEFDARFWEAVNRRAAREPLQHITGRAYFRFLELLVGPGVFVPRPETEVVAGWAIDKLREMDVAEPLVVDLCTGSAAIALSIAQEVPRSRVHAVDLDENALAWAKRNIERMPEGQRVTLHQADVTVACPELNGRVDLVVSNPPYIPVSDYDRVAPEARDYDPDLALWGGPDGLDVIRAIERTAFRLLRDGGWVVVEHGDEQGLEVPRIFPETNGWADTVVRRDLNNRDRFVTARKVSEPL